A single genomic interval of Arctopsyche grandis isolate Sample6627 chromosome 8, ASM5162203v2, whole genome shotgun sequence harbors:
- the LOC143915932 gene encoding cell division control protein 42 homolog, translating to MKTWFIAQYNQSNKHNPSQQHRKMANKRKKCVVVGDTVVGKTTLLMTYSTNKFPTEYDPNLFINDIVVLNIGREQHDLCLFDTAGQEDYERLRSLVYSNTDVFLACFSVVDPYSFERVKSYWIPEIARFNKQTPFLLVGTKIDQRDDPKIINELGNIREKVIQPQEGKNLAEELKAVKYVECSALTREGLKNVFDEAIMTTFIKRKTSKKLCSLM from the exons ATGAAGACGTGGTTTATCGCCC AATATAATCAATCCAACAAACACAATCCCTCACAACAGCATAGAAAAATGgcgaataaaagaaaaaaatgcgtgGTGGTTGGAGATACCGTAGTCGGCAAAACGACACTGTTGATGACCTATTCTACTAATAAATTTCCGACAGAATACGACCCGAACCTCTTTATCAACGATATAGTAGTGTTGAATATTGGACGAGAACAGCACGATCTCTGCTTATTCGATACTGCAG GACAGGAAGACTACGAAAGGTTAAGGTCGTTGGTTTATTCAAACACAGATGTTTTTCTAGCCTGTTTCAGTGTCGTTGATCCATATTCGTTTGAAAGGGTTAAATCGTAT TGGATTCCAGAGATCGCCCGTTTCAATAAGCAAACTCCGTTTTTATTAGTCGGCACTAAGATAGATCAAAGGGACGATCCCAAAATTATCAATGAATTAGGGAATATAAGAGAGAAAGTTATTCAGCCCCAAGAAGGGAAAAATTTGGCTGAAGAACTGAAAGCTGTTAAATATGTTGAATGTTCGGCTCTGACACGG GAAGGTTTAAAGAACGTATTTGACGAAGCAATCATGACCACTTTTATAAAACGGAAAACTAGTAAAAAGTTATGCAGTCTTATGTGA